In a genomic window of Mastomys coucha isolate ucsf_1 unplaced genomic scaffold, UCSF_Mcou_1 pScaffold19, whole genome shotgun sequence:
- the Cldn12 gene encoding claudin-12: MGCRDVHAATVLSFLCGIASVAGLFAGTLLPNWRKLRLITFNRNEKNLTIYTGLWVKCARYDGSSDCLMYDRTWYLSVDQLDLRVLQFALPLSIVIAMGALLLCLIGMCNTAFKSSVPNIKLAKCLVNSAGCHLVAGLLFFLAGTVSLSPSIWVIFYNSHLNKKFEPVFTFDYAVFVTIASSGGLFMTALLLFVWYCACKSLSSPFWQPLYSHPPGMHTYSQPYSSRSRLSAIEIDIPVVSHST; the protein is encoded by the coding sequence ATGGGCTGCCGAGATGTCCACGCAGCCACcgtcctgtccttcctgtgtggTATTGCTTCTGTAGCAGGCCTCTTTGCGGGGACCCTGCTTCCCAACTGGAGGAAACTGCGGCTGATCACATTCAACAGAAACGAGAAGAACCTGACAATTTACACAGGCCTGTGGGTGAAGTGTGCCCGGTATGATGGAAGCAGTGACTGCCTGATGTATGACCGTACGTGGTACCTGTCAGTTGATCAGCTGGACCTGCGAGTCCTCCAGTTTGCCCTGCCTCTCAGCATTGTGATTGCAATGGGTGCCTTGCTACTCTGCCTAATTGGAATGTGTAACACAGCCTTCAAGTCCTCCGTGCCTAACATCAAACTGGCCAAGTGTTTGGTCAATAGTGCAGGCTGCCACCTGGTGGCCGGACTCCTGTTTTTCCTGGCAGGTACCGTGagcctctctccatccatctggGTCATCTTTTATAACAGCCATCTCAACAAGAAGTTTGAGCCAGTCTTTACCTTTGACTATGCAGTATTTGTCACTATTGCTAGCTCAGGGGGTCTGTTTATGACTGCTCTTTTGCTGTTCGTGTGGTATTGTGCATGCAAGTCTTTGTCCTCTCCTTTCTGGCAACCACTGTACTCACATCCTCCCGGGATGCACACTTACTCACAGCCCTATTCATCACGGTCCCGCCTCTCTGCTATTGAAATTGATATTCCAGTAGTCTCACATAGCACTTAA